The following are from one region of the Anabas testudineus chromosome 2, fAnaTes1.2, whole genome shotgun sequence genome:
- the txndc16 gene encoding thioredoxin domain-containing protein 16 isoform X2 codes for MMWMCIAVLLLWTRSGGCTEKANTSDLIEYTAADFYEKLHSGKMMFIYFEYKVSPTISLFLVELEKSAEALQDYGILVGKVNCNKELVHTYCEDERLLHSAFLFRGGKEFLDLHLDTVFDVNSIVSEVLFAILREEVKYVHTDTDLLAMEKATRGNKDIVLGYVHSLGTQEHRSMMETAYVYGSKYQFILITGGPVLKQLGVNEVSHSSGVWFLHCRVSSGFMTAVTSERCPLTPMRKPLSTLSLHSFLQLMEAPLVTEVYDDPSMVQPPQFPYQQTPQVFLFSRPATEHLDLDTATTLAWRLRGLALLLLVHRQSPAVKTPDGYNVAYRLPEKSLEVKYLTLHNLDEVLELFTNQDKEEEEDDEDEELEDEELEDEDSHFGKLDDEIAASVYENRGEMLDLDSIIQLTSDNFHTAVAQSSLTVVLFYLKWDAVSMAFLSSFIDVAERLADSEFDDVQMGVVDCGEWTDLCAAQSRPTLPIPFQPFTAFPTVLLLCPKESALHYRGMLGSEALFRFIMLSRSASPVLLSSEEEVTSFLQEVPHPDLAGYKPHRVLGLFKTQTDTGVSMFTEAAKSLRGQVLTGLLTDGLAEKWAADSTVDLPAVLVFPSWKKYTHPTMLSVSSSAEELLTHIDTALLHPMPELTVENLPSFLSLGKALLLLFVGEEEDEIGRRQNQVLVEEMERVVELGGERMERYLACWIHLGRTPAGMSVLGSYLGSMPPLPALVLTHLPSGGEIYQYPPNTPIVAPSVLQWLQKIEDGTESPADIPHGSTTLSEMERGLKIIQGVYFHELVSAKNIILAEIVYLIM; via the exons ATGATGTGGATGTGCATCGCTGTGCTCCTGCTGTGGACGAGGTCGGGAGGATGCACAGAGAAGGCCAACACATCAGACCTGATTGAATACACAGCTGCAGACTTCTATGAAAAATTACATTCTGGGAAgatgatgtttatttattttgagtatAAAG TCTCCCCAACCATCTCTTTATTCTtggtggagctggagaagtctgcTGAAGCTTTGCAGGATTATGGGATACTGGTTGGAAAG GTTAACTGTAATAAAGAACTGGTTCACACGTACTGCGAAGATGAAAGACTACTGCACTCAGCGTTTCTGTTCAG GGGCGGTAAGGAGTTTTTGGACTTGCATTTGGACACCGTATTTGATGTGAACTCTATAGTTTCTGAAGTCCTGTT TGCCATTTTGCGTGAAGAGGTCAAGTACgtccacacagacactgacctCTTGGCCATGGAGAAGGCAACACGAGGGAATAAGGATATTGTGCTCGGTTATGTCCACAGTCTGGGGACACAAG AGCACAGATCGATGATGGAGACAGCATATGTGTATGGATCCAAATACCAGTTCATCCTCATAACAGGAGGACCAGTTCTGAAACAGCTAGG TGTGAATGAAGTGTCTCATTCGTCTGGAGTTTGGTTCCTCCACTGTAGAGTTTCCAGTGGGTTCATGACTGCGGTGACCTCGGAACGCTGCCCTTTGACCCCCATGAGGAAACCCCTGTCCACCCTCAGCCTCCACTCTTTCTTACAGCTCATGGAGGCTCCACTAgtg ACTGAAGTATATGATGACCCCTCCATGGTTCAGCCCCCCCAGTTTCCCTACCAGCAGACCCCCCAGGTCTTCCTGTTCTCTCGTCCTGCAACTGAGCATCTGGACCTGGACACGGCCACCACTCTGGCCTGGAGGCTTCGTGGTCTcgctctgctgctgcttgtgcACAG gcAGAGTCCTGCAGTGAAAACCCCTGATGGATATAATGTTGCTTACAGGCTGCCTGAGAAG AGTTTAGAGGTGAAATATTTGACCCTACACAACCTTGATGAGGTATTAGAGCTCTTTACAAAtcaagacaaagaggaggaggaggatgacgagGACGAAGAGTTGGAGGACGAAGAGTTAGAGGACGAGGATTCACATTTTG GCAAGCTGGACGATGAAATTGCTGCGTCTGTCTATGAAAACAGAGGCGAAATGCTGGATTTGGACTCAATTATCCAACTAACCTCTGACAATTTCCACACTGCAGTAGCACAAAGTAGCCTGACAGTGGTGCTCTTCTACCTCAAAT GGGACGCTGTTTCAATGGCTTTTCTCAGTTCCTTCATTGACGTTGCAGAGAGACttgcag ATTCTGAGTTTGACGATGTCCAGATGGGTGTAGTCGACTGTGGAGAGTGGACTGACCTCTGTGCCGCTCAGTCAAGACCTACCCTCCCAATCCCATTTCAGCCATTCACAGCATTTCCCACTGTTCTACTGCTCTGCCCCAAGGAGTCAGCTCTGCACTACAGAGGCATGCTGGGTAGCGAGGCGCTGTTTCGCTTCATCATGCT GAGCCGCTCAGCATCTCCTGTGCTACTGTCCAGCGAGGAGGAAGTGACATCATTTCTTCAGGAAGTACCTCACCCTGATCTAGCAGGCTATAAGCCTCATCGAGTACTGGGACtgttcaaaacacaaacagacacag GAGTGTCGATGTTTACAGAGGCAGCAAAATCACTGAGAGGACAGGTCCTGACTGGTCTGCTGACAGATGGGCTGGCAGAGAAATG GGCCGCAGACAGCACTGTTGACCTTCCTGCGGTGTTAGTGTTTCCATCTTGGAAGAAATACACTCATCCCACCATGCTGTCTGTGTCATCCTCTGCTGAAGAGCTGCTCACGCACATCGACACCGCTCTGCTCCATCCAATG CCAGAACTGACGGTTGAAAACCTGCCGTCTTTCCTCTCTCTGGGTAAAGCCCTACTTCTCCTCTTTGTcggggaagaggaggatgagatcGGGCGCAGGCAGAACCAGGTGTTGGTGGAGGAGATGGAGCGAGTGGTAGAACTGGGAGGAGAAAGGATGGAGCGATATCTGGCCTGCTGGATCCACCT TGGCCGTACTCCAGCTGGTATGTCTGTGCTTGGGTCATATCTGGGTTCTATGCCTCCACTTCCCGCTCTGGTACTCACACATTTGCCCTCTGGAGGTGAAATCTATCAGTATCCCCCCAACACCCCTATAGTGGCCCCCTCTGTACTACAGTGGCTACAGAAGATTGAGGATGGGACTGAGTCACCAGCAG ATATACCACATGGATCTACAACCCTTTCTGAGATGGAGAGAGGCTTAAAGATCATCCAGGGAGTATATTTCCATGAGTTAGTTTCAgccaaaaacattattttggcTGAAATTGTATACCTTATTATGTAA
- the txndc16 gene encoding thioredoxin domain-containing protein 16 isoform X3, whose amino-acid sequence MEKATRGNKDIVLGYVHSLGTQEHRSMMETAYVYGSKYQFILITGGPVLKQLGVNEVSHSSGVWFLHCRVSSGFMTAVTSERCPLTPMRKPLSTLSLHSFLQLMEAPLVTEVYDDPSMVQPPQFPYQQTPQVFLFSRPATEHLDLDTATTLAWRLRGLALLLLVHRQSPAVKTPDGYNVAYRLPEKSLEVKYLTLHNLDEVLELFTNQDKEEEEDDEDEELEDEELEDEDSHFGKLDDEIAASVYENRGEMLDLDSIIQLTSDNFHTAVAQSSLTVVLFYLKWDAVSMAFLSSFIDVAERLADSEFDDVQMGVVDCGEWTDLCAAQSRPTLPIPFQPFTAFPTVLLLCPKESALHYRGMLGSEALFRFIMLSRSASPVLLSSEEEVTSFLQEVPHPDLAGYKPHRVLGLFKTQTDTGVSMFTEAAKSLRGQVLTGLLTDGLAEKWAADSTVDLPAVLVFPSWKKYTHPTMLSVSSSAEELLTHIDTALLHPMPELTVENLPSFLSLGKALLLLFVGEEEDEIGRRQNQVLVEEMERVVELGGERMERYLACWIHLGRTPAGMSVLGSYLGSMPPLPALVLTHLPSGGEIYQYPPNTPIVAPSVLQWLQKIEDGTESPAGMLGEDSWPPAVEFYDFLKIIDMQEPNSAQQKTPQDEEEEEVDEEDVNVEDETLVEEATDSSPNSPPYTNHNPHSEL is encoded by the exons ATGGAGAAGGCAACACGAGGGAATAAGGATATTGTGCTCGGTTATGTCCACAGTCTGGGGACACAAG AGCACAGATCGATGATGGAGACAGCATATGTGTATGGATCCAAATACCAGTTCATCCTCATAACAGGAGGACCAGTTCTGAAACAGCTAGG TGTGAATGAAGTGTCTCATTCGTCTGGAGTTTGGTTCCTCCACTGTAGAGTTTCCAGTGGGTTCATGACTGCGGTGACCTCGGAACGCTGCCCTTTGACCCCCATGAGGAAACCCCTGTCCACCCTCAGCCTCCACTCTTTCTTACAGCTCATGGAGGCTCCACTAgtg ACTGAAGTATATGATGACCCCTCCATGGTTCAGCCCCCCCAGTTTCCCTACCAGCAGACCCCCCAGGTCTTCCTGTTCTCTCGTCCTGCAACTGAGCATCTGGACCTGGACACGGCCACCACTCTGGCCTGGAGGCTTCGTGGTCTcgctctgctgctgcttgtgcACAG gcAGAGTCCTGCAGTGAAAACCCCTGATGGATATAATGTTGCTTACAGGCTGCCTGAGAAG AGTTTAGAGGTGAAATATTTGACCCTACACAACCTTGATGAGGTATTAGAGCTCTTTACAAAtcaagacaaagaggaggaggaggatgacgagGACGAAGAGTTGGAGGACGAAGAGTTAGAGGACGAGGATTCACATTTTG GCAAGCTGGACGATGAAATTGCTGCGTCTGTCTATGAAAACAGAGGCGAAATGCTGGATTTGGACTCAATTATCCAACTAACCTCTGACAATTTCCACACTGCAGTAGCACAAAGTAGCCTGACAGTGGTGCTCTTCTACCTCAAAT GGGACGCTGTTTCAATGGCTTTTCTCAGTTCCTTCATTGACGTTGCAGAGAGACttgcag ATTCTGAGTTTGACGATGTCCAGATGGGTGTAGTCGACTGTGGAGAGTGGACTGACCTCTGTGCCGCTCAGTCAAGACCTACCCTCCCAATCCCATTTCAGCCATTCACAGCATTTCCCACTGTTCTACTGCTCTGCCCCAAGGAGTCAGCTCTGCACTACAGAGGCATGCTGGGTAGCGAGGCGCTGTTTCGCTTCATCATGCT GAGCCGCTCAGCATCTCCTGTGCTACTGTCCAGCGAGGAGGAAGTGACATCATTTCTTCAGGAAGTACCTCACCCTGATCTAGCAGGCTATAAGCCTCATCGAGTACTGGGACtgttcaaaacacaaacagacacag GAGTGTCGATGTTTACAGAGGCAGCAAAATCACTGAGAGGACAGGTCCTGACTGGTCTGCTGACAGATGGGCTGGCAGAGAAATG GGCCGCAGACAGCACTGTTGACCTTCCTGCGGTGTTAGTGTTTCCATCTTGGAAGAAATACACTCATCCCACCATGCTGTCTGTGTCATCCTCTGCTGAAGAGCTGCTCACGCACATCGACACCGCTCTGCTCCATCCAATG CCAGAACTGACGGTTGAAAACCTGCCGTCTTTCCTCTCTCTGGGTAAAGCCCTACTTCTCCTCTTTGTcggggaagaggaggatgagatcGGGCGCAGGCAGAACCAGGTGTTGGTGGAGGAGATGGAGCGAGTGGTAGAACTGGGAGGAGAAAGGATGGAGCGATATCTGGCCTGCTGGATCCACCT TGGCCGTACTCCAGCTGGTATGTCTGTGCTTGGGTCATATCTGGGTTCTATGCCTCCACTTCCCGCTCTGGTACTCACACATTTGCCCTCTGGAGGTGAAATCTATCAGTATCCCCCCAACACCCCTATAGTGGCCCCCTCTGTACTACAGTGGCTACAGAAGATTGAGGATGGGACTGAGTCACCAGCAG GGATGTTGGGTGAGGATAGTTGGCCTCCTGCTGTTGAGTTCTATGACTTTCTGAAAATCATAGACATGCAGGAACCCAACTCTGCGCAGCAGAAAACTCCTCAAgacgaggaggaagaagaggtggaCGAGGAAGATGTAAATGTGGAAGATGAAACGCTGGTAGAAGAAGCAACAGATTCCTCTCCAAACTCTCCTCCGTACACTAACCATAACCCTCACTCTGAACTGTAA
- the txndc16 gene encoding thioredoxin domain-containing protein 16 isoform X1: MMWMCIAVLLLWTRSGGCTEKANTSDLIEYTAADFYEKLHSGKMMFIYFEYKVSPTISLFLVELEKSAEALQDYGILVGKVNCNKELVHTYCEDERLLHSAFLFRGGKEFLDLHLDTVFDVNSIVSEVLFAILREEVKYVHTDTDLLAMEKATRGNKDIVLGYVHSLGTQEHRSMMETAYVYGSKYQFILITGGPVLKQLGVNEVSHSSGVWFLHCRVSSGFMTAVTSERCPLTPMRKPLSTLSLHSFLQLMEAPLVTEVYDDPSMVQPPQFPYQQTPQVFLFSRPATEHLDLDTATTLAWRLRGLALLLLVHRQSPAVKTPDGYNVAYRLPEKSLEVKYLTLHNLDEVLELFTNQDKEEEEDDEDEELEDEELEDEDSHFGKLDDEIAASVYENRGEMLDLDSIIQLTSDNFHTAVAQSSLTVVLFYLKWDAVSMAFLSSFIDVAERLADSEFDDVQMGVVDCGEWTDLCAAQSRPTLPIPFQPFTAFPTVLLLCPKESALHYRGMLGSEALFRFIMLSRSASPVLLSSEEEVTSFLQEVPHPDLAGYKPHRVLGLFKTQTDTGVSMFTEAAKSLRGQVLTGLLTDGLAEKWAADSTVDLPAVLVFPSWKKYTHPTMLSVSSSAEELLTHIDTALLHPMPELTVENLPSFLSLGKALLLLFVGEEEDEIGRRQNQVLVEEMERVVELGGERMERYLACWIHLGRTPAGMSVLGSYLGSMPPLPALVLTHLPSGGEIYQYPPNTPIVAPSVLQWLQKIEDGTESPAGMLGEDSWPPAVEFYDFLKIIDMQEPNSAQQKTPQDEEEEEVDEEDVNVEDETLVEEATDSSPNSPPYTNHNPHSEL, from the exons ATGATGTGGATGTGCATCGCTGTGCTCCTGCTGTGGACGAGGTCGGGAGGATGCACAGAGAAGGCCAACACATCAGACCTGATTGAATACACAGCTGCAGACTTCTATGAAAAATTACATTCTGGGAAgatgatgtttatttattttgagtatAAAG TCTCCCCAACCATCTCTTTATTCTtggtggagctggagaagtctgcTGAAGCTTTGCAGGATTATGGGATACTGGTTGGAAAG GTTAACTGTAATAAAGAACTGGTTCACACGTACTGCGAAGATGAAAGACTACTGCACTCAGCGTTTCTGTTCAG GGGCGGTAAGGAGTTTTTGGACTTGCATTTGGACACCGTATTTGATGTGAACTCTATAGTTTCTGAAGTCCTGTT TGCCATTTTGCGTGAAGAGGTCAAGTACgtccacacagacactgacctCTTGGCCATGGAGAAGGCAACACGAGGGAATAAGGATATTGTGCTCGGTTATGTCCACAGTCTGGGGACACAAG AGCACAGATCGATGATGGAGACAGCATATGTGTATGGATCCAAATACCAGTTCATCCTCATAACAGGAGGACCAGTTCTGAAACAGCTAGG TGTGAATGAAGTGTCTCATTCGTCTGGAGTTTGGTTCCTCCACTGTAGAGTTTCCAGTGGGTTCATGACTGCGGTGACCTCGGAACGCTGCCCTTTGACCCCCATGAGGAAACCCCTGTCCACCCTCAGCCTCCACTCTTTCTTACAGCTCATGGAGGCTCCACTAgtg ACTGAAGTATATGATGACCCCTCCATGGTTCAGCCCCCCCAGTTTCCCTACCAGCAGACCCCCCAGGTCTTCCTGTTCTCTCGTCCTGCAACTGAGCATCTGGACCTGGACACGGCCACCACTCTGGCCTGGAGGCTTCGTGGTCTcgctctgctgctgcttgtgcACAG gcAGAGTCCTGCAGTGAAAACCCCTGATGGATATAATGTTGCTTACAGGCTGCCTGAGAAG AGTTTAGAGGTGAAATATTTGACCCTACACAACCTTGATGAGGTATTAGAGCTCTTTACAAAtcaagacaaagaggaggaggaggatgacgagGACGAAGAGTTGGAGGACGAAGAGTTAGAGGACGAGGATTCACATTTTG GCAAGCTGGACGATGAAATTGCTGCGTCTGTCTATGAAAACAGAGGCGAAATGCTGGATTTGGACTCAATTATCCAACTAACCTCTGACAATTTCCACACTGCAGTAGCACAAAGTAGCCTGACAGTGGTGCTCTTCTACCTCAAAT GGGACGCTGTTTCAATGGCTTTTCTCAGTTCCTTCATTGACGTTGCAGAGAGACttgcag ATTCTGAGTTTGACGATGTCCAGATGGGTGTAGTCGACTGTGGAGAGTGGACTGACCTCTGTGCCGCTCAGTCAAGACCTACCCTCCCAATCCCATTTCAGCCATTCACAGCATTTCCCACTGTTCTACTGCTCTGCCCCAAGGAGTCAGCTCTGCACTACAGAGGCATGCTGGGTAGCGAGGCGCTGTTTCGCTTCATCATGCT GAGCCGCTCAGCATCTCCTGTGCTACTGTCCAGCGAGGAGGAAGTGACATCATTTCTTCAGGAAGTACCTCACCCTGATCTAGCAGGCTATAAGCCTCATCGAGTACTGGGACtgttcaaaacacaaacagacacag GAGTGTCGATGTTTACAGAGGCAGCAAAATCACTGAGAGGACAGGTCCTGACTGGTCTGCTGACAGATGGGCTGGCAGAGAAATG GGCCGCAGACAGCACTGTTGACCTTCCTGCGGTGTTAGTGTTTCCATCTTGGAAGAAATACACTCATCCCACCATGCTGTCTGTGTCATCCTCTGCTGAAGAGCTGCTCACGCACATCGACACCGCTCTGCTCCATCCAATG CCAGAACTGACGGTTGAAAACCTGCCGTCTTTCCTCTCTCTGGGTAAAGCCCTACTTCTCCTCTTTGTcggggaagaggaggatgagatcGGGCGCAGGCAGAACCAGGTGTTGGTGGAGGAGATGGAGCGAGTGGTAGAACTGGGAGGAGAAAGGATGGAGCGATATCTGGCCTGCTGGATCCACCT TGGCCGTACTCCAGCTGGTATGTCTGTGCTTGGGTCATATCTGGGTTCTATGCCTCCACTTCCCGCTCTGGTACTCACACATTTGCCCTCTGGAGGTGAAATCTATCAGTATCCCCCCAACACCCCTATAGTGGCCCCCTCTGTACTACAGTGGCTACAGAAGATTGAGGATGGGACTGAGTCACCAGCAG GGATGTTGGGTGAGGATAGTTGGCCTCCTGCTGTTGAGTTCTATGACTTTCTGAAAATCATAGACATGCAGGAACCCAACTCTGCGCAGCAGAAAACTCCTCAAgacgaggaggaagaagaggtggaCGAGGAAGATGTAAATGTGGAAGATGAAACGCTGGTAGAAGAAGCAACAGATTCCTCTCCAAACTCTCCTCCGTACACTAACCATAACCCTCACTCTGAACTGTAA